In Ananas comosus cultivar F153 linkage group 7, ASM154086v1, whole genome shotgun sequence, the sequence TATTAGGCCAAAAAAAGTATCTAATTGTACTAGATGATGTATGGGACCCGCGAGCATTTTATGAATTGCAAGATTCTCTTGTTGATGATCAGAAAGGAAGTAGAATATTTATTACAACCAGAAATGAAGAAGTAGCATCACTTGCAAACAAAGACTATAAGCTTGAACTCAAACCTTTATCCCCTCGTGATGCGTGGAATCTTTTCTGCAAGAGAGCATTTAGGAACGAAGGAAATCAAAAATGTCTTCGGGAGTTAAAAAAATGTGCAGGCAAAATCGTGGCCAAGTGCAAAGGGTTGCCACTAGCTATTGTATCACTTGGCAATCTCCTGTGCTTAAGAGAGAATAGAGAGACTGAATGGAAGCGAGTTTGTGATCAGCTTAATTACGAGCTTGCAAACAACCCAAGTCTCAATCCCGTGAGAAACATCTTGAATTTGAGCTTCGACTGTCTTCCAAGACATCTAAAGAATTGCTTCCTCTCTTGCAGCATGTTCCCAGAGAATCATCTTCTTAAAAGAAAATTGCTTATCAGGCTATGGATAGCAGAGGGTTTTGCAGTAGAAAGAGGATCAAGCACGGCTGAGGAAGTTGCAGAAGGATACCTCATGGAGCTTATCCGTCAGAGCATGTTGCAAGTAGAAGAGAAGAACCACTTTGGTAGGGTAATGTATTGTCGGATGCATAATCTTGTTCGTGAGCTGGCTGTCTCTTTATCTGAAAGGGAGAAGTTTCACAGTATTTATCAGGATAACGGGAGGGAAAGGGTGGTCGATGCTAATGCCCGTCGCCTGTCTGTTCTCAAATGCAGCAATGATATTGGATTCGACATTGATCTACCACGGCTACGAACCTTTATAGCATTTGACACTACTATGCCATCATCCTCATTTTTACCtatgtttccatccaaatcaAGGTATATTGCAATTCTGGAACTGCAAGGCTTTCCTATTGAGAATATACCCAATGCTATTGGAGACTTATTCAATTTGCGATATTTGGGTTTAAGAGATACAAAGGTAAAATTACTACCAAAATCCATTGGCAAGCTTTCCAACTTGTTGATCTTGGACCTCTGTCGATCAGCTATACAAAAGCTGCCTCGTGAGATCACGAATCTCAAGAAGTTGCGGCACATGTTTGTTGAGAGGGTAAATGACCCGACCGGAAAAGCCTTTCGCTTGCGTAGTGGTGTACGTGCACCAAAGGGTTTGTGGAATTTAAAAGAATTGCAAACGTTGCAGGCGGTTGAAGCAAGTAGCGAGTTGGTTGGGCGACTAGGAAATTTGACCAACCTAAGAAGCTTTAGAATATGGAATGTAAAGGAAACCTACTCTGCACAACTGTGTGCATCATTATCACAGATGCGTAGTCTTTCCTACTTAAGCATTAATGCAAGTGATGAAAATGAGTTTCTCAATTTGAAAGGCCTGAATCCCCCTCCCACGAATCTTAAAAAGCTTACTCTAACAGGTAGATTGGCAGCAGGAACGATGGAGTGTCCTTTGTTCCAAGATCTCCGAGAATTATGTCTAGTTTGGTGTCAGCTAACTGTGGATCCACTTCCGTCACTCGCTCACTTATCAAACCTCACTTACCTACTTCTTCAAGGGGCGTATAATGGGCATCAGTTGTGCTTTCGTGTTCAGTGGTTCCCTAATTTGAAGCTGCTTCACTTGATTGACCTGCTGCAACTCGAACGAGTGATGATAGAGGAGACAGCCATGTCAAACTTGGAAACTCTATATATGGAAGACCTCAAAAAACTAATAGAGGTCCCAGAAGGCATTGAATTCCTCACATCGTTGCGGAAGCTAGTTTTGTATGATATGGATCCTCGTTTGACCAGTGGTTTAGAAGAAAACGACAAACTTGGACACATCAGCTCCATCTATACTAAGTAGGAAGCACTCGAGGTGCCTTCTTTTCGCCTGGATTCACTCACAAGTAAGTTTCTGCATGTTTAATTCAATTGTGTGAATATCTTGCTCACAAATTTCACCCCCGTGCGTTCTTTTACAAAGTTCACCAAGTTTTCATGTTTAATCCAACACTACTTGCGTACGACACATAAACTATGTTAGTATGCATATCTTATGTCTAATTTATTGATTTTCTCttctttgatttgatttttcttcGTTTTAATCTCATTTGGATCCACAAGCATatgattaatatatttttatgaactTAAATTCCATAATAAAATTCCTAGTTAGGCAATTGCTAAAACATTGTTTTTTTCAATACAGTATAGTTCTGATCTCATATTTATTTAGCCAACATATAAATTGCTAGGAACATATGGAAGTGCGAGAAAAGAGCGAGAGTAGCGAGATTAGAAGTGTAGGGAGTGAGGAAGGAGGTCAGGAGAAGTTAAGGAGGAGCCTGTGTCGAGATAAGGGGAGGAAGAAGCGGAAGTCGAAGAGGCTAGCTTGGGCAGACGAAGTAGGTGGAAAGTTATTGAAGGTCTTCGACAATCATGATGACGAAGATGTGGCCTTTCACGCTGCATACGAGGTAGGTGGAAAGTTATTGAAGGTCTTCGACGATCATGATGACGAAGATGTGGCCTTTCAAGCTGCAGACGAGGTAGGTAGAAAGTTATTGAAGGTCTTCGACGATCATGATGACGAAGATGTGGCCCTTCACGCTTCCACCAAAGGTGACTCCCGAGGGAAAAAGGTAGGTTTTAATGATGACCCCTCCTAGGCGTGCTTAGGGCTTCACCTAAGGGGGCTGGGAGTGGGAGGCCGGCCTTACCTGCTTTCAGCAAAGGAGACCGCCGAGGAAAAAAGCTTGGTTTTAATGATGAACACCTTTTGGGTGTGCTTCGGGCTTCGCTAGAGGGTTCGGGGAGCGAGAGGTTGGTTTTACGTGCATCCAGCAAAGGCATCCCCCGAGGGGAAAAAGTGGAGGTTAATGCAGATCACCCTCCGGGAGTGCTACAGGCTGCGCCTGACGGCTCAAGGAGGGGGAAAAAGACCAGGGGGGAAAGTGGCGACATTTACTACCCTAAGCTTGCTTCTGGGTCCTATAAGGAGGCGCTGATGAGAGCTCCGAGAAAACAGCCTCCTACTAACACTCGCCAAGCTTTTCGTATATCTCATCCTTCTGGCCTCACGGGTTTTCCGAACCGTAGACGAGAGGTGAGGTGCTTCCGGTGTCTCGCGAGAGATCACAGAGTAGCGGAGTGCCGCGACCCTGTGCGGTGCTCCAGGTGCTGGAAAACGGGACACCGAGCTCGCAGCTGCGGAGGACTAAGGAAGAGAGGTCACTTCGGCATGAATAGGGAGGTGCACCGTAGAGCACGAGTACCCCTGCCGAAGGTGTACATTCCGTACACGGAGGAGTACCTGCGGAGAGTGGAAATGAGACGGAATGCCATCCTTGCGGATGTGATCCAGCCGGCTAACCTTGGACCGGATCCTATTTCTACCATCAAGAGTGCCTTGGCGAGTCGGTTCGGGGGGTACAAAGATGACTTCGCGGTGGCGCGTTGCAGGGAAAGGGAATACGCAATATTCCTACCGGAATGGGCCCTGGCACCAGCGCTCGTCCGAAGGGAAATCCTAACCCTCAACAACTTCTGGTTAAGGGTTTACCCCTGGGGTCAGTATCGCTATGTTCGTCCACACCCTGCTCGCTTTCGAGCTTGGATCCGTCTTATAAATCTTCCATTCGAGATATGGTCGGTGGCGCGCGTGGCGACGCTAGTCAGTGGTTTTGGACGCTTCATAAAGGCGGACGGAGTGACCAAGGCGATGACggattttcgagcttttcggtGCCAAATCAGCCTTGACTCGATCGGTGCTATCCCCCAGAACCTATTGGTCATTATCGGCGACGAACTGTTCTCGGTTATGGTCCATCTGGAGAGCTAGGAACGGATAGAGAACGCGGGGATTCCGGCACCCCCTGCGAACGGGCAGGAGGACGACGGGGCGCTGATGGGAGACCGGCAAAACAGGCAACCCGATATTGGAGGAAACAGAGGAAATGACCAGACGGACGAAGAGATGGAAAACGAGGAGGGAGAGCTAGAGGAAGTTGAGCCCGCTCTGTCGACGCAGAGGGGGAGGGGGACCTCAAGGGCTTCTAGGCTGCCCATGGTTACCGACCTGGCTTCTGCGGCGGCGAGGTTTCGGGCGACGGCGAGGGTCTGCGCGGTGCAGGGACGAGTGGTCTGGGTGGCAACGGGCCGTTCCTGTGCGAGATTCGAGGCCTCAGGTGAACCCGAATCGAGGCACGCAAGGAGAGGCGGGCCTTCCAAGACTTGCAGGATTTTGGACTGTTGGTCCAGTGGGTGTTGGGgaaagcctctctctctctttagctctCGTTCTGGGGGCGTATCTCGGGAGAAATTCTCTCCTAGCAGGGTGGGTGAGGGGCCCATTGTATTTAATGCTAATATGGGATTTGATGTGGCCGCATGTATTACTGAAACTAAGTGGGAGGGAGGAAGGCATAGTGCTCGACTAGCGAGACTCTGGAGACTAGCAATGGGCGTCTGCAGTATCCCGTTTCGACTTTTGAATCAGGTGCGGCGCAAGGAGGTACCTTAGTGCTACCTTCCACGGCGGCGGACTTGGTCATGACGGGGGCATCATCGAATCTCCTCTTGGTCCGTTCCGGCGAAGACAGCCCCCTCCTTAACTTCCGCCGTCGCAGTGAGCGCCTTAATAGTGTTGACAAGAGCTCGGTCCTGCACAAAGCTATGTCGTGGAAGGCTAGGCTACTGGAAGGTGAGGGCAGCAGGGTGGTTGACCATACTGTTCGAAAGGCCATTCATAATAGTCGGTCCTGTGGGGTGAATCTGGGAGTGGCGAAGGCGGAAAGTTTCGTCGGCTTCGCAGCTTATTGTGCTTAGGGTGGGACGGTCTGTTGGTTTACTGGTTGACCTTTGGGTCTCTTGGGGTCTTGGGGTTCAGGGTGTCTTAGTGTCTTTTTAGATGTTTCGTGTTTGTAGTTGGAATGTTAGAGGGCTTAACGACCCGTCTAAAAGTAACGCCGTTAGGGCGGTGATCTCTAAGTTATGTAATGCGGTAGTGTGTCTTCAGGAGTCTAAAGTGAGTCATGTTTCGGGATCCTTTCTGAGAAGCTTTGGTGGTTCGTTTATCGACAAATGCGTTTTTGTGGAATCTAATGGTGCCTCTGGGGGTTTAATATATTGCTGGAGTTCACGTGTCTTCTCTTGCCATGAAGTCATTGTGCGACGATTTTCCATTACGACACTGCTGACTCATGTAGCATCGCAAGCTAAGTTCTTTGTTACTAATGTGTATGGACCCCCCACGTAGGAAGGCAAAGAGGAGTTCTGCTCGGAGGTTGCTCAATTGAAAGTATGCTGCACGGGGAAATGGATTGTCTGTGGAGACTTTAATAGTACTAGAGGACAGAACGAGCGGAGGGGGAAAACCTGGAGCCTAAAAGCAACCCACATATTCAACGATCTTATTAAAGGACTGGCTCTGATCGATCTGCCTATGGTGAACCAATCCTTCACCTGGTCTAACATGCAGACGAACCCGACTCTAGCTAGACTCGACCATTTTCTAGTTTCGACCGAATGGGATTTGGATTATCTGCTGACCAAGGTTGAAGCCTTACCCAGAGTGACGTCAGATCATTACCCTATTCTGTTGACTACCAAGCGATCCGATACGctgaagaacaagaacaagatcTTTCGCTTTGAAGAGGCATGGTTGAACCACGAGGACTTTGTATCAAAAGTCTTGGACTGGGGGAGGGAGGGGGCTCAGAAGAAATCGGCTGTACTAGCTTTCGCCGAGAAACTTAGACACTGTAGAACAAGAATTAAAGAGTGATGTACGAACGAATTTTACAGCATCCGTGGacttaaatctaaaattatgGGAGAGATCCAGGAAATCGATGGCTGTGAAGAACTGCGGGAGCTATCACAAGACCAGTACTCGAAAAGAGAGGAGCTCAAAGATAAACTTCGGAAGGTCTTAAACGACGAGGCGGACCTGTGGAGAATCCGGGCCAAA encodes:
- the LOC109712954 gene encoding disease resistance protein RPM1-like, which codes for MAEVAILLAIQKLGLALGTELLNQASSLFSQQLASLAELPNSMERMSRELHVIHGFLLHIDKVDRKNQILEAWIEEVRKVAYTIEDIADEYIYLIVQDKQRQGGLVGYMKQVLKQPKSFNILPRIASQIKQVENGLDHLSRLKDRWIQTTSIGHSTSSGNVSEWTQHMGSSSLFMGEEHLVGIEEDRDTLTYWLKSEKLDLCIITVWGMGGLGKTTLVTNVYKRESRNFDCFAWISISQTFKADVLFRKMITELFGDQKIVPTDIATMDDRKLREKVKELLGQKKYLIVLDDVWDPRAFYELQDSLVDDQKGSRIFITTRNEEVASLANKDYKLELKPLSPRDAWNLFCKRAFRNEGNQKCLRELKKCAGKIVAKCKGLPLAIVSLGNLLCLRENRETEWKRVCDQLNYELANNPSLNPVRNILNLSFDCLPRHLKNCFLSCSMFPENHLLKRKLLIRLWIAEGFAVERGSSTAEEVAEGYLMELIRQSMLQVEEKNHFGRVMYCRMHNLVRELAVSLSEREKFHSIYQDNGRERVVDANARRLSVLKCSNDIGFDIDLPRLRTFIAFDTTMPSSSFLPMFPSKSRYIAILELQGFPIENIPNAIGDLFNLRYLGLRDTKVKLLPKSIGKLSNLLILDLCRSAIQKLPREITNLKKLRHMFVERVNDPTGKAFRLRSGVRAPKGLWNLKELQTLQAVEASSELVGRLGNLTNLRSFRIWNVKETYSAQLCASLSQMRSLSYLSINASDENEFLNLKGLNPPPTNLKKLTLTGRLAAGTMECPLFQDLRELCLVWCQLTVDPLPSLAHLSNLTYLLLQGAYNGHQLCFRVQWFPNLKLLHLIDLLQLERVMIEETAMSNLETLYMEDLKKLIEVPEGIEFLTSLRKLVLYDMDPRLTSGLEENDKLGHISSIYTK